A genomic stretch from Flavobacteriales bacterium includes:
- the tgt gene encoding tRNA guanosine(34) transglycosylase Tgt yields the protein MRFKLTHTDPNSKARRGQITTDHGVIETPIFMPVGTLGTVKGVHQQELIDEVKAQIILGNTYHLYLRPGTDILEEAGGLHKFMNWEHPILTDSGGYQVYSLSNQRKINEEGVTFASHIDGSKHFFSPEASMDIQRSIGADIIMAFDECTPYPCEYRYAKDSMEMTHRWLKRCCDHVDNTTPLYGHHQSLFPIVQGSTYKDLRIQSAETIASFEREGNAIGGLSVGEPDEEMYAMTNIVCGILPEDKPRYLMGVGTPANLLENIALGIDMFDCVMPTRNARHGLIFTWDGIINIKNKKWERDFSPLDENGTSSVDSIYSRAYVRHLFASKELLGPQITSIHNLAFYLELMRQARLHIEAGDFRAWKDQTVPKLLTRL from the coding sequence TTGCGATTTAAACTGACGCACACCGACCCGAATTCCAAAGCACGGAGAGGGCAGATCACCACCGACCACGGAGTGATCGAAACGCCCATTTTCATGCCTGTGGGAACGCTCGGCACCGTAAAGGGCGTTCACCAACAGGAACTGATCGATGAGGTGAAAGCGCAGATCATTCTTGGCAACACCTATCATCTGTATCTGCGGCCAGGAACAGATATACTGGAAGAGGCTGGTGGCCTGCACAAATTCATGAACTGGGAACACCCCATTCTGACCGATAGTGGTGGTTATCAGGTCTATTCGCTTTCCAACCAGCGGAAGATCAATGAGGAAGGCGTCACGTTCGCTTCGCATATTGACGGTTCCAAACACTTTTTCAGTCCAGAGGCTTCGATGGACATCCAGCGCAGCATTGGTGCGGACATCATTATGGCGTTTGACGAATGCACGCCTTATCCGTGCGAATACAGATACGCCAAAGATTCGATGGAAATGACGCACCGTTGGCTGAAACGCTGTTGCGACCACGTGGACAACACCACACCGCTTTACGGTCATCATCAGTCGCTTTTCCCCATCGTTCAAGGTTCCACTTACAAGGATCTGCGCATCCAAAGTGCTGAAACCATCGCTTCATTCGAGCGGGAAGGAAACGCCATTGGTGGCCTCAGCGTGGGCGAACCTGACGAGGAAATGTACGCCATGACAAACATCGTGTGTGGCATTCTTCCAGAAGACAAACCGCGCTATCTAATGGGTGTGGGAACTCCCGCCAACCTTTTGGAGAACATCGCCTTGGGCATTGATATGTTCGATTGTGTAATGCCGACACGAAACGCACGCCATGGGCTCATCTTCACCTGGGATGGCATTATCAACATCAAGAACAAAAAGTGGGAACGCGATTTTTCCCCATTGGATGAAAATGGCACGAGTTCGGTCGACTCGATTTACAGCAGGGCGTATGTACGCCATCTGTTTGCCTCGAAGGAATTACTTGGTCCGCAGATAACCAGCATACACAATTTGGCGTTCTATTTGGAGTTGATGCGACAGGCGCGACTTCATATCGAAGCGGGTGATTTCCGCGCTTGGAAAGACCAGACCGTACCCAAACTTCTTACCCGACTGTAG